The DNA region CCTTGGGATCGAGGTCAACAAATCGGGGCTTAACAAGGACATGGCTTCGCCCTTTCGCGAATCCACCCCGGCCGAGCGCCAGATGCTGCAAACCCTGACCGAGGAACTGGGCCAGCGCTTTATGGACCTGGTGATCCACCACCGTCCGTTGGCGGCCGCGCACCTGGCCGACATCGCCACAGCGCGGGTCTATCTGGCAGCCCAGGCGCTGGCGTACAATTTGGTGGACCAGATCGGATATCTCGACGCGGCCTTATCCGGGGCCCGCAAGCTGGCCGGACTGCCCCAGGACGCTCGGGTGGTGGTCTATCGCCGGACCGAGTTTGCCGACGACAACCTCTACAACCCGGCCAGTGCGCATGCCGGCGGCCGATCGGAGGCGCTGGTGAATCTCGGTCTTCCGCGCGCCGTGACCTCCCCGTCGGCGGGGTTTTACTACCTCTGGGCCCCGGCTGGCCTGTGACGTTCGGTTTCGAATGCGATTGCGCCGGCGGCGCGCTAGAGATCCTTCAGCAGGATGTTGGCCGGGCTGGCCTCGAGTTCCTTTTGAAACGCCGCCAGGGATTTCGCGACGCCGTCTTTTTCGTCTGCCGCCGCACCCTCGGCCGGCAGAGGGCCGCCGCGTTTGTCGAGAGCCTCTACGAGATAGGCGATGGTCAAAAGGTGAATGTCCCGGGCCGGCTGAAAAGCCGGCTCCTTGCTTTTGGGGCCACGGGTTTCGCTGAAGGTCCCGCTCTCCAGCAGGTTCCGCAGAATCCGACCGACCAGGTCAGGCGGCAGTGATAGCTGTCGGACGAGCTCCGTGCGGGTCAGGGGGGGATCGCCTGCGGCAAACCTCCTGACCATCAGGCGGGCGGCCTCGAGGGTCAGCAGACGCAGGCGGTAGGGGCTGAGGTGGTTCCATTGGCGCTCCGCCTCGCAGTTCTCCAGATTTTGCTGGGCAAAGGCGATCTGCGCCCCGAGCAGCACGATCAGCCAGCTGATCTGCAGCCAGATCAGAAAAAGCGGCAGCGCCGTGAAGCTGCCGTAAATCGCGTTGTGACGCGCCACCCCCACCTGAAATTCGATGTAGGCCACCTGGGACAGTTGAAAGAGAGTGCCCGCGATCACCCCGCCCAGAATACCGGCGCCAAACTTGACCCGGGTGTTGGGAATCAGGATGTAGAGAAACGAAAACAGGATCCAGATCAGGAAGAATGGCAGAATTTTGAGGCCTAAAAAAATCACCCCGCTGAAATAGCCCAGCAGGGCCACGCGCTCGGTGATGTTCGTCACCTGGGTGTTAATAAAGACTGTGGCGCTGCTGGACATGATCATCAGCAGCGGCGAGATCAGCATAATGGCCTGGTAGTCGCTGAATTTACGCCAGTAGCCGCGGGTCTCCCGGACGCGCCAAATGGCGTTGAAGGAGGCTTCGATATGGCCCAGCACCTTGACCACCGACCAGAAGAGGGCCGCCACGCCGAAGCCGGCCACCAGGCCGCCGCGGGTGTTTTCCAGCATGCGGTTGGCGAAGGTGATCAACCAGCTCAGCACTTCCTGTTGGCCATAGAGCTCCTCCATGAGCCGTCTTTCCAGCAGTCTTTCGAAGCCGAAGCCCTTGGCGATCCCAAAGGCCATGGCCAGGACCGGCACGATGGAGAGGATCGAGTAAAAGGTCAGGGCGGAAGCGTGCAGCGTGCAGTTGTTGGCCTGAAAGCCCCTGGTGGCCTCCAGCAGCACCCGGACGGGTCTCGGCAGCCGGGTCTTGCGTGGCGATCCGGGCTGCAGAGCCACCCCCCCGGCGCCCCTGCCCAGGTAACCGATCAACTGCGAATAAAGGTCGCGAATTTTCTGGGCCGCTTTCCTGATCACGGCTCAACCCGCTTTCCGCCCTCCAGCTTCGGCTTGGGCCCCAGCCATTGGCCGATGGCCGCGAAAACCCGCTTAATGCCCCTCCACAGTTTGGGCAGCAGCCAGATCATCAGCAAAACAAACAGCGCCAGCAGCCCGATGAAAAGCCAGGGGTAGTGCAGCGCCGTCCACAGGCCGGCCACCACCAGAAGGTCTTCGGCCACCGATGCGCTCCAATTGCTGACGGGCTCCGGGGAGGTGTTGATCAAGGCCCGCGCACCGGCCTTGGTGGCATGGGCCCCCGCGGCCAGGCCGCCGCCTATGATGGCGGCCGCCAGGGCCACGCCCGGGTTGACATCCCCCACGGCACCGGCGGCCAGCAGCGCCCCCGCCGGAATTCGGACAAAGGTGTGGAGCGCATCCCAGGTGGTGTCCACGCCCGGAATCTTGTCGGTCACGAATTCTACAAGGTACATGGCGCCCGCGGCCAAGAGCACCAGCGGGTTGGTCAATATCAGCAGGTCCGGCGGAAGGACGATGGAGCCCGTGGCCCCCATCAGCCCCAGCATGAAAATAGCGGCGTATAGATTGATCCCGCTGGCCCAGCCAACGCCCATGGTGAGGGCGATGATATTGGCGACGCTGTTGAGTTCGTTCATTGAGGCAACTTCCTTTCCGGCCACGTTGGCTCTCGGGGATGCCGTGGCCCTGCCGTCCGTAATGTTTCTTTATATACTATAAATTTAATTTGTTGCCATATTTTAAATAAAAATTTGGTTTAAGTTTGTGGCCCTCCGTCGACGACGCCCGCAGCGGGTATCATTCCCGGTCGACGGCAGTTTCAGGCATGATTACCAGGCTTTGTCCCGGCTGGATCGGTTGCGCCATTTCGATTCGGTTCCAGATCAGCAGGGCCTTCAACGGGACGGCGAACTTTTGGGCGATGGCGCTCAGGTTGTCCCCCGGTTGAACGGTGTAGGATCGGCCCCGGAGGCTGGCGAGATAGCCTTTGACCAGCTCCTCGAAGCGGGGGTGGAAACCCTCGGCCATGCCGGCGGGCAGAAGCAGCCTGTGGCGACCAGCTTCGAGGAAGTGGCCGCGGATCTCCGGGTTGAGGTCTTTGATCTGCTTGAAAACGGTTCCCGCGGCCTTGGCGATCAGTCGAATCGGCACCTCCTGAAAACAGTCCAGGGTGATGGCGTCGGTGGGGGTTTCGGGGTAGAAGTCGGCTTCGCTCAGATGAAAACCGTAGCGCTCCGGTTCGGAGAAAATCAGCTTGATGGCGATAATCCGGAAAATATAGCGCTGGGTTTCCAGAGGAAGGTAAAGCCGGTAATAATCGCGGGTTTCCTGTTCGAGGATCTCTGCCCACAGTCCCTCCTCGCCCATATTGAAGGCGGCCATGGCCAGGGCCCAGGACCCGAAGGTTTCATGCAGCGCTATCAGGTAGCGCAGGGCCGCGTCGGTGGCGGCCTGGAAGTTGCGGCGCTGATCCAGGTGGTCGTCCACCACCAGCCCGTAGCGGCGCGCGGTCTCCGGCATGAATTGCCAGTAGCCCATGGCCCCCTTGGGAGAGCCGGCGTGGGGGCGCAGGGCGCTTTCCGCTATGGCCAGGTATTTGAGGTCATCGGGCATTTGGCGGTCTTTGAGACTCTGGCTGATGTGGGGCAGGTAGCGCCGGGAGCGCTTGAGCCAGAGGATCACCTGGGGGCGGTCGTCCAGGGTGAGCAGAAACTCCTTTTCAAAGCGCTCGCGGATCTCCTGACGCTCCAGGGGGACCGCCTCGTCGCAGAGGCTCGGGGTCTGATGCCCGGTAATGGCCGAAAGCAGGGAGGTGTCGGCCGCGGGAGACGGCGGGTTCCCCAGGGCGGGGCTGGTGGCAAATGCCGCCCCCAGAAAGAGCCAAAAAAAGATCATGGGCATGCAGGCCTCGCTTCATCCGGCTGGCGGCGCAGCCCGTCGGCTCACAACGGGGTTGGGCCCCAGGCGCGCAGATAGTTGCGATATAGTCGTGGGCTGACCCGTGAGAAGCCGTCAAAATCGGCCATTAACTCAAGGCCCGGCACCAGGGCCTTGACCACCGGAAACCCGATGTCCCGGCGGGTCAAGTCGATATAGACCGGTTCAAACCCGTTGGCTGCCAGCAGAGCTTCCAGCAGGGCCAGATCGCCCTCCGCATGGCCGGTGGCATAGTCCGGCAGCGCTTCCAACCGGCGCACCGGGTAGACAGCAGCCGGCGGCCGGGACGGCGGTCCGTAGGGATAGGGGTAGGGGGTTTCGGTCAGGGCCGAAATCACCGCCCGCTTGCCGTCCAGGTGGGCGCCGGTCCCCTTGATGATGTGCCCCTCACGGGTGACCACGAAGCATTTGAAGCACGGGACCCCCAATTCCGAGGTCAGGTCCTGGAAAACCGGATGGATGCCGCGGTCGCGGTAATCGGCCAGCAGAGCGGCGAGACGGGCATCGGCGGTTTCCAGCCGGAAGCAGCGGTCCGGGCTGAAGGGCACGGTGGCTTCACAGTCACGCTCGATGACCTCCAGCAGGGCGCTCACCCCGGCTTCAGCGGGGGTGTTGCCCGACGCCAGGCCGGTTGAGCCCAGGCCGCTGAAAAGCTGGGTTTCATCCAGGTTGCAGAAAAGAAAAACGCTCTGGGCCGGCACCCACAGCGGCCGTCCGCTGCTGGTCAGCCCACGCAGCCAGTGAAGCGGGGTGTTGCGGTAGGACGTCTCCAAACCCAACCGGTTGGGGTCCAAGGCATCCGCACCGTCGGCGCGCAGATCGCTCCAGCGTGCCCGGACCAGCGCATGGGCTGTCGTGTAGCTGCGAACCCTGCCATCTTCAAAGCTGGCAAAGGCCGAGCAGCGCTCCACGATCTCCATGGCGTAGGAGGCCCTGGCCGCCTCCAGGCTCAGACCCCGTCCATAACTGGTCTGGATGCCTGAAAAAGAAAAATCCAGTTGGCCGTTTCGGACCCGTGTTGTGAGCTGCCATTTTCGCAAAAGGGCGATGGGGCTAAGCGATGCCACATGGCGCATTTCTATATCCGCCAGAAGCCCAAGATCCTCCAGGCGCGTCAGTGCGGCTGCGGCGGTGTCCTCCGGCGCAGGCGGCGGCGCAGCGTGATCCCGCGGCGCGGCCCCCCCCAGGGTCTTGACGTGAACCCCCTGGGCCGGGGGCAGCAGCGCGTCGTCATAGCACGGCTCCAGGGCAATTTGCGCCGGGTCGGGAAGGGGGCGGTGGTTGAGGATGTTGTCCGCGAAAATGCGGATCCACCGCTGATGACGGTCGCGGTCCGGGCGAAGCTGAAAGGAGAGAATAATCTGCGGCGTGTGGGCCGCGAGGACGCTGGTGCGCCCGGGGTCCAGGGCGCTGCGGCAGTCGGCCAGATCGGGGCTCAGTAGGATCGCCTCGTGCAGCAGGGCTTCCAGGACCGGGTCGCAGCCGTCGGCCTGCGCCAGCAGGGCTTGAATCTTGGGCGGGTCGAAAGCCGACACCTGCTCCAGCGCATATTTGTGCATGAAGCTGTCCAGCGGCTTTTGGCGCAGGTAGGCCATGGCGTCTTCCCAGGAGGTCGGCGCCACCGGAAGACAGGCGAAGTAGCCGGTCCCGGCAGCCGTGGACTGCAGGCGCAGCTCGTAGTCTGTTTTGGGCATCTCGGCGGATTTCCGGCAAATTCGCGGCCAAGGCGTCCGACCCAGGCGGGCGCCCGGAAACGCGTTTGGACCGCATTATGGTGCATAGCCGCGCTGAATGCAAGCGCGCTCTGCCCCATAGACGGGCTGCCACGCGCGTGTTGGCTTTCCCGGGTTTGGTATCCAACCTCGGCGCTTGGGTCATTTCGGTACCGCTTGCCAAAACGGGGCTCATCTGATTAAAATTGAAATATTTCCGACCGAAGCAAAAAAAACAGCCCCTTGCGGGAACCTCCCGGTGGGTACCCCCCCCGGGGGCGGTGCGCCCGGGCGGGGGCTATCCGTTCAAACAAAAGGTCAAGGAGGTGGGAAGATGGATCTGGCTATCAAGGGTAAAATCGCGCTGGTGACCGCTGCCAGCCGCGGGTTGGGTCGGGGCTGCGCCGAAGGATTGGCCGCGGAGGGCTGCCGGGTGGCAATCTGTTCCCGTGATGGGGAACAGGCGAAGCGCACCGCCGAGGAAATCGCCGCCCAAACCGGCGCCGAGGTCCTGGGGTTCGCGGCTGATGTGAGCCGGGTGGAGGAGATCGGGAAACTGTTGGAGGGGGTGCGCCAGTCCCTGGGGGATCCGGAAATTCTGGTGACCAATGCCGGCGGACCGCCGCCGGGCAACTTCGCCTCCACCCCGATCGCGGACTACCAGAAGGCGCTCGACCTCAATCTGATGAGCGCGGTGCATCTCATTCACGGCGCGGTCCCGGCGATGCAGGCCAGGGGCTGGGGGCGGATCATCGCGATCACCTCCATATCGGTCAAGCAGCCCATCGCCAGTTTGCTGCTCTCCAATATGGCGCGCGCCGGCCTGACGGGTTTTCTGAAAACCGTCGCGACGGAACTGGCCCCATTCGGGATAACGGTCAACGCCCTGCTGCCGGGTACCCATAAAACATCGCGTATCGATCAACTGGTCCAAGACCGCGCCGCCCGCGAAGGCAAGAGCGAGTCTGCGGTGGCGGCCGAAATGGTGGCCGCGATTCCGGCCAAAACCATGGGCGACCCTGCCGATTTCGGTGCGGCGGCGGCTTTTCTTGCCAGCCGGCAGGCCAAATTTATCACCGGCCACAGCCTCCTGGTGGACGGGGGGCACTACAGCGGGCTGTTGTAAGCCGCGGACAAAAAATTGAATTTTCTTTCCTCGTGGCGGCCACTTGTTCTCCGTTACGCGGCCGTCGGCCTCCATCTGCCGTCCAGGGTGCCCCGGACCGAAGCTCTTTCCTCGTCAAAGTCGAAGCCCGTCCAGATGCCGATCGACTTGAGCACCGAATCCTGGGGATGAAATCGGCGGAAGATCTGAAAGTAATAGGCGGCTTCCTTGCTGTTGATCACGGCTTGCGGGTGCTGGACACGGATGCGTTCGAACTCGTCGTCTGAGATTTCGGCTTCGGCCAGCCGCTCGCCAAGGTCTTCACAGCCGGCCCCCTGGGTGTACTGCACCTTGTAGCGCCACAGGATCTCGTCGGGCAGTAGGCCTGTACCGGAAAAGGCCTTTCTGAGAATCCATTTTTCCATCCGGTCCCCCTTGTGCTCCCGAATCTTCAATGCCGGGGAAACAGTCACTCCCAGATCGATCATGGCGGTGTCGAAAAACGGCACCCGCAACTCTAAGCTGAACAGCATGCCCATCCGGTCGGCCCGCTGCAGATTGATGTTGTGCACGCCGGCCAGCAGGCGTCGCCCCTCCTCGTTGAGTTGGTCTTCAGAGAAATGTTTCATATAGTGGTATCCGGCGAAGATTTCATCGGCGCCCTCGCCGGTCAGAACCACGGTTACGTATTTTGCGGCCAACTTGCAGGTGAAATAGCAGGGCACGGCGCAGCGTACAAGGGATGGATCGTAGGTTTCCAGCTTTTCGATCACCTTCGGCAGGGCCTCGTAGTAGTCGTCTTCGGTGAATACCAGTTCATGGTGGGTCGAACCGATATGGGCTGCTGCGATTCGGGAAGCCTTCAGGTCGTCGCTTTCGACGCCGGCGGCATCTTTCATTCCCACGGCAAAGGTGTGCAGGTGTGGAATTCTTTCGGCGGCAATAGCTGCGATCAGGCTGCTGTCCAAACCACCGCTGCAAAACGCCCCCACATGAATCTGCCGGTCTGCAAGAAGCCGCTTGGTTACGGCTTCAACCAGGGCATGACGGATGCGCTCGGCCGCTTCGTCCGCTTCGGTGATCATTGTTTCGGGCGCCCGGGGCACCTCATAATACCGGACAAAACCGTTTTTCGGGGTATAAAAGTGGCCGCTGGGAAATTCCTGAACCTCTTCCACGCCTGCCAAGGACATGGCGCCCAATTCCGAGCTGAAATAGAGGTGGCCGTCGATGGTCCCCCAATAGAGGGGCTTGATCCCGATGGGGTCCCGGGCCAGCATGAAGTCGTCGTCATCGAAGATGGCAAAAGCGAACATCCCGTCCAGGTCGGCCACGCATTCGGGCCCTTTTTCCCGGTAGAGGTGAAGGATGACCTCCGAATCCGAGTGGGTCGAAAAACAATAGCGGTTCGACAGCCGCTCCCGGATTTTCTGAAAATTGTAGATTTCCCCGTTGCAGATGATGCCGGTTTTCCCTCCCTCGGCCAGAATCGGCTGGTGTCCCTTGGCCACATCGACAATGGAAAGACGGGTATGACCGAAGACCGTCCTGCCGTGGATGTGGATGCCCCGATCGTCCGGCCCCCGATGGGGGAGGGCGTCGAGCATCCGGTTGATGGTGTCCACGTCTTTGGTTCCGAAGCATCCGGCGATTCCGCACATAAACCTGGTTCTCCTCTTGCTGGGTTTTTTTTGACACAAAGATCGGTGTCAGCCAACCCAATCAAACAGCTTAACTATAGGTTAAAAATATATGTAATGTTAACACTTACATTTTGTGAATTGCGCCTTAGCGGGCTGGGCTGGAGCGGGTTCACTTATCGGGGCTGTTGTCCCCGTTATCGTTCAACTCGTAGGGCTGGGGGTTCGGCCCTTCGCTGGCAACCTGGCCCTTGCTCAGGCCCGCCAGACGTTGCTTGCTGGATCCTTCCGCGATGTAGAGATGGACGTCGCGCTGGGGGAATGGGATGCCGATCCCCTCGGCGTCGAAGCGCTGCTTCACCGCCTTGGTCACGTCCCAGTAGACGTCCCAGTAGTCCGCGGTCTTAGCCCAGGGGCGGCAGATGAAGTTCACCGAGGAGTCGGCGAGGGTGTTCATGCGGATGGTAGGCTCCGGGTCCTTCAGGGCCTTCGGGTGGGCGGCCACGATCTCCTCCAGGATGGCCTGGGCCTTGTCGATGTCGTCGTCATAGCCGATGCCGAACTCCATGTCCACACGCCGGGTATCGACACCCGTGGCGTTGGTAATGACGTCTTGCCAGATCTTGTTGTTGGGCACCACCATGTCCTTGTTGTCGAAGGTCTTGATGCTGGTGGACACGAGGTTCATGGCGGTCACCTTGCCCGAGACGCCGCCTGCGTCCACCACGTCACCCACATCGAAGGGTCGGAAGAAGAGGATCATCAAGCCGCTGGCGAAGTTGCTCAAGGAATCCTGCAGGGCAAAGGCGATGACGAAGCCGGCGGCACCGACGACCGCCAGCAGTGGGCCGACGCTTACCTCCAGGGCGGCCAAAGCCATGATGGTGCCGACGATCATCACCACCCATCGAACGCTCCGAACCAGGAAGTCGTCGAGCAACTGAGAGACGCCCCCTGTCATCTTCAGGCCGCGGTGCACCATCCCGCTGAGGATTTTGGAGAGGATCCAGGCCGCGATCAAGATGCCGAGGAACAGGGCGATGTTCTTGGTCCAGCGCAGGCCGCCCTCATCGGAGTTAAGCCAGCCTTTGACGGCGATCCAGGTGGAGGTGGCGTCCTTGACGTCGACGCGGATGCCCTGCACCGAGCTGATGTAGAGGCGGTAGTCCCTGATCTTGGCCAGGGTGTCGGTATCTTCTTCGTCGGTCTTGGTCTGCAGCTCGTCGAGGACGGCGTTGAGCCGATCGATGATGACAGTGCGCTCCTCGCGCAGTGTGTTCACCTGCTCCAGCAGCGCGACCTTCTCCTCCTTCTTGCGCTCCTCGCTCCGTTCCATGGTCTGCGCCGCGGTCTTCACGACCGGCTGCTTATCGACCCCCGCCGCGATCTCCCGGTTCTGGCGCTGAACCGCAATCTCGGCCCTGGCGATCTCCTCGGCCTTCTCCTGGAGCAACGCCTGCCAGGCGTCCGCTTCGACCAGCAGCTCCTCCTTGGTGAGGGGCTTCAGGAGCAGGGCGAGTTCCTCAACGGGGATTTCGGGATCCGCCGTGGTGACGGGCTGGGGTGCCGCTTGCGGCTTCTCTTCAGCACCGAAAGGGGCGGTTACCAAACTCACCAGCAGCGCCCAAAAGAACACCGCCAACGTGACTCGGGCACGCTGTCGCATCAAGAAACTCATTCGAAACTCCTTCGGTCAAGAGTGGGTTTTTGAGACGGCTTCCGGGGGTCGACGGGCACGCCCCAGGCGGTGGTATCGTAGGTTGTGGCAAGGGCTCCATTCGCTATACTGTTCATGACAAGGCCGGCCGGAAAAAATAAAATTCTTTTCATCTTTTCCCTCCCCTTCTGATGATGTCTATTCATAAGCCACTGCCGATAGCACCTTTACAAAATTGCCGCTCAAAAAAAAGCTTTCAAAGGTCAAAAATATCCTTTGAAAGCTTTCCTTTGGCAATCTTGAAGGGCCCATGCTGCACGGCACGATTTCCCTTCGCGATATAGGCCCAAAGATAATGCCGCATCTTGCTTGTCTTTTGGTCTGTTACCGGTGTTGCATCCGGCGGCGCATATTGCAATATGCGCCGCCGGATGTGCATAGGGGGTGACGAACCAAAATCATGCGCCATTTGGTGGTAGTATTTGTTTTCGCGCCCCTACATCGCCGCTTTCACTTTGGTGGCGACGTCATCGTCCACCCAACCGGTCCACAGGTCCTCGTAATTCTTCAAGAACCACATGGCCGCTTCTGTGGTATCGGCTTTGTTGTCCTGCATGTAAGCGAGAAACTTGTTGTTGATATCGAGCGTCGTCTTGTAGTTTTTGAGGAGTGCCACCACCTCGGGCGCCTCTTTGGGCAGATTCTTGTGGACGATGATTTCACACTTCACCGGCGGGTAGGCACACCCCTGGGTGGTGTCCCAGACCTCCTGGTCAAACGGCGGCTCCTCGAGCTGGTACATGTCGAGCTTGCCCAGCACCCAGGTCGGCGCCCAGTAATAGCCTAACCAAGGCTTGCCGCGCTTGTAGGCAGTCTCCATGGATGCGGCAAGAGCGGGGCCCGAGCCGGGCTGCATGATATTGTAGTTTTCTTTGATGCCGTATGTTTCGAATTTCTTTTCGTTGATCTCGGCACAAGCCCAGCCGGGGATGCAGCTGTGGAACAGGCCCTTGGAGGGGTCTTCCGGATCCTTGAACAGCTCCCAGTATTTGGGCAGGTCGGCTACGGACTTCAGGTCCGGAGCCATAGGCTTGATGCCGCGCTCCTCATCGCCTTCCACCACGTAGCGGGGCACGTACCACCCCTGAACGCTGTTAGGGAAGTTTGCCCCGAGGAGGACGAAACCTTCATTGGAATTCGGGTCCTGACCCTTGGCCAGCCCCTCGTCATAAAGCTCTTGCCAGTTTTCGGTCCAGGTTTCCATGTTGACATTCGGCGCCTCGCTGCCTTTGGCCTGGATCAGGGCGGTGTTGAGGAGAATTGTCTCACCCTGGACATATTTGACCGGATGGCCTAATCCCTTTTCGATGATGAAGCCGGCGATGCGATTGTGAACCTGTGCGCTGTCCCAACCAAAATCCGCGAAGATGATGGTTTTCTTTTCCATCGCAGCGGCGAAGCCGCCGCCTGCGCCGATGCACAGGGCAACGAATACAGCAATCACAACAACTTGTTTCACTTTCTTCATAGCTCCTCCTTCATGGTGATATGATGTTGATAAAAAAAGGTGTTGCCCGAACTACCCGCTTTTTTTCTTGTTCGCCATGGCAAAGGTGATGCGATCGATGATAATTGCCATGAAGACAATACATAAACCGGCTTCGAATCCTCTTCCCACCTCGATCCGGTTAATAGCCAGGAGCACCTCGAGGCCGAGGCCTTTGGCGCCGATCATGGAGGCGATGACGACCATGGCCAGCGCCATCATCGTGGTCTGGTTGATACCCACCATGATGGTGGGTCTGGCCAGGGGCAACTGCACCTTGAACAGGATCTGCCAGTAGCTCGAGCCAAAAGCCTGGGCCGCCTCGATCACGCTCTCCGAGACTTCTCGGATGCCGACATTGGTGAGTCGGATCACCGGCGGCACGGCGTAAATGATGGTCGCGAACAGCGCCGGCACCTTGCCGAGACCGAAAAGCATCAGGGCGGGGATGAGGTAGACGAAGCTCGGCATGGTCTGCATACCGTCAAGCAAGGGCTTCATAACCGCCTCAAACCGGTCACTGGACGCCATGGTGATGCCCATTGGGATGCCGATAAAGAGCGAGATAATCACCGACGCCACTACCAGGGACAAGGTCATCATGCCAAGTTTCCAGAGGCCCAGTGCGC from Desulfobacteraceae bacterium includes:
- a CDS encoding proline/glycine betaine ABC transporter permease — translated: MAMEFPERIDIPLDVWIDKAMDWVLSTFGTYFDMVGSFILYFMVLIERFFLWLPWPILVAGVGLLAWQVMGRWWSGLIMAAMMFFIGALGLWKLGMMTLSLVVASVIISLFIGIPMGITMASSDRFEAVMKPLLDGMQTMPSFVYLIPALMLFGLGKVPALFATIIYAVPPVIRLTNVGIREVSESVIEAAQAFGSSYWQILFKVQLPLARPTIMVGINQTTMMALAMVVIASMIGAKGLGLEVLLAINRIEVGRGFEAGLCIVFMAIIIDRITFAMANKKKSG